A region from the Phycisphaerales bacterium genome encodes:
- a CDS encoding acetyl-CoA carboxylase carboxyltransferase subunit alpha, whose amino-acid sequence MANDPNRPPFEQPLLPLEAEIERLEGDTSEQGAQRLAALRLEHRDSLSAIYAALEPWDIVSRVARHPRRPQSTDYLRRICSDFCQLHGDRCFGDDPAILTGFARIGKFKVMVVAHRKGRDTNERMLCNFGCAHPEGYRKALKNMQLAEKFGLPVVTLVDTPGAYPGLGAEERGQAEAIAVNLREMSRLRTPIVSVIIGEGGSGGALGIAVADRVGMLRYSWYSVISPEGCAAILWKQARPDTNAAAATALHLTAEENLRLGTIDEIVDEPVGGAHRDHEAAAEILQRWIIDKITELKRFKIENLIRRRYERLRQIGSVQETGGAA is encoded by the coding sequence ATGGCCAACGATCCAAACCGCCCCCCATTCGAACAGCCGCTGCTGCCGCTCGAAGCCGAAATCGAGCGACTCGAAGGCGATACGTCCGAACAGGGCGCCCAGCGCCTGGCGGCGCTGCGCCTCGAGCACCGCGATTCGCTCTCCGCCATCTACGCCGCGCTCGAGCCCTGGGACATCGTCAGCAGGGTCGCCCGCCACCCCAGGCGTCCGCAGTCAACGGATTACCTCCGCCGCATCTGCTCTGACTTTTGCCAGTTGCACGGCGATCGATGTTTCGGCGATGACCCCGCCATTCTCACTGGATTCGCCCGCATCGGCAAGTTCAAAGTCATGGTGGTGGCCCACCGCAAAGGCCGCGACACCAATGAGCGCATGCTCTGCAACTTCGGCTGCGCCCATCCGGAAGGCTACCGCAAGGCGCTCAAAAACATGCAGTTGGCTGAGAAGTTCGGCCTGCCGGTAGTCACGCTTGTAGACACGCCGGGGGCCTATCCCGGCCTCGGAGCCGAGGAACGTGGGCAGGCGGAGGCGATCGCCGTGAACCTGCGGGAGATGAGCCGCCTGCGCACCCCGATCGTGAGCGTGATCATCGGCGAGGGCGGTTCCGGCGGCGCGCTGGGCATCGCCGTGGCCGACCGGGTGGGGATGTTGCGGTATTCGTGGTATTCGGTGATCAGCCCCGAAGGCTGCGCGGCGATCCTGTGGAAGCAGGCCCGGCCGGACACCAATGCCGCCGCCGCCACCGCCCTGCACCTCACGGCCGAGGAGAATCTGCGGCTGGGCACCATCGACGAGATCGTCGATGAGCCGGTCGGCGGAGCCCACCGCGACCACGAGGCGGCCGCGGAGATCCTGCAGCGCTGGATCATCGACAAGATCACCGAACTGAAGCGGTTCAAGATCGAGAACCTGATCCGACGCCGCTACGAGCGTCTCAGACAGATCGGCTCGGTGCAGGAAACCGGCGGAGCCGCGTGA
- a CDS encoding TraR/DksA family transcriptional regulator has product MAKKKTTRKKTARTPASKSKSRRTASATKRTKTSATKKKAKASRRPSSKPRSAAKAPKRSKGKAGARKKTAGAPTKRSSKPAAKAKAPAAAKTPRKRSAEAKPAAAPKTAPGAKVSRADKPAPASAKPRTATTGERKPGMLDPTPTHPNDEVNARNTPARLTRKQLNHFRELLLKRRAELIGDVQAMESGALRGGGSGDSGHAPMHMADAGSDTYDQEFALQLAATERELLEEIDKSLENIQDGTYGICEVTGKPISLPRLEAKPWAKVCIEVARERDRFHRFRR; this is encoded by the coding sequence GTGGCGAAGAAGAAGACCACTCGCAAAAAGACGGCTCGCACTCCAGCCAGCAAGTCCAAATCCCGCCGGACCGCGTCTGCGACCAAGCGCACCAAGACCAGCGCAACGAAAAAGAAGGCCAAAGCGTCAAGACGACCCTCCAGCAAGCCGCGATCGGCTGCAAAGGCCCCGAAGCGATCCAAGGGCAAGGCGGGCGCCCGCAAGAAGACCGCCGGCGCTCCTACAAAGCGGTCCAGCAAGCCCGCCGCAAAGGCGAAGGCGCCCGCCGCAGCCAAGACCCCCCGCAAGCGTTCGGCGGAGGCCAAGCCGGCCGCAGCGCCAAAGACGGCTCCCGGCGCCAAGGTCAGCCGCGCCGACAAGCCGGCCCCGGCGTCGGCCAAGCCGCGCACCGCGACCACCGGCGAGCGCAAGCCCGGGATGCTCGACCCGACGCCGACCCATCCCAATGACGAGGTCAATGCCCGCAACACCCCCGCCCGGCTCACCCGCAAGCAGCTGAATCACTTTCGCGAGTTGCTGCTCAAACGCCGCGCCGAACTGATCGGCGACGTGCAGGCCATGGAGTCGGGCGCGCTGCGCGGCGGAGGATCGGGCGACTCCGGCCACGCTCCAATGCACATGGCCGACGCCGGCTCGGACACCTACGACCAGGAGTTTGCTCTCCAACTGGCCGCCACCGAGCGCGAACTGCTCGAAGAGATCGACAAATCACTTGAGAACATCCAGGACGGGACGTATGGCATCTGCGAGGTCACCGGCAAGCCGATCAGTCTGCCGCGCCTCGAGGCCAAACCGTGGGCGAAGGTGTGCATCGAGGTGGCTCGCGAGCGCGACCGCTTCCATCGCTTCCGCCGCTGA
- a CDS encoding signal peptidase II, translated as MATSRDQSPAAQCPDTSRPPAGRSLACWLALIIVVALGLSIDLASKQLAFALVGDEPVVLDREVILSNPHWNPPPDAHYKVLPRLLDLHLVLNRGAVFGIGPGQRAFFVVFTVLAVAIGLYAFAARTRRGDWLAHIAIGCILAGAGGNLFDRIMFGAVRDFLKIFPDTHLPLGWRWPGGNSEIFPWVFNIADVLLLTGIGLLMLRMNRQAAPADKDAAAAAALNSPSAATDEPIDRT; from the coding sequence ATGGCCACTTCCAGAGATCAATCCCCGGCGGCGCAGTGCCCCGACACATCGCGGCCACCGGCCGGGCGTTCGCTGGCGTGCTGGCTGGCGCTGATCATCGTCGTGGCGCTGGGACTCTCGATCGATCTGGCCTCCAAGCAGCTCGCGTTCGCGCTGGTGGGTGATGAACCCGTCGTGCTGGACCGCGAGGTGATTCTCTCGAACCCGCATTGGAATCCACCGCCTGATGCGCACTACAAGGTGCTGCCGCGCCTGCTTGACCTGCACCTCGTACTCAATCGCGGCGCGGTCTTCGGAATCGGACCAGGCCAGCGGGCGTTCTTTGTCGTGTTCACGGTGCTGGCCGTCGCGATCGGGCTTTACGCTTTCGCCGCGCGAACCCGTCGAGGCGACTGGCTGGCCCACATCGCCATCGGCTGCATCCTCGCCGGAGCGGGGGGCAACCTCTTCGACCGCATCATGTTCGGCGCCGTGCGCGACTTCCTCAAGATCTTTCCCGACACCCACCTGCCGCTGGGCTGGCGCTGGCCGGGCGGCAACTCCGAGATCTTCCCATGGGTGTTCAACATCGCCGATGTGCTGCTGCTGACGGGCATCGGCCTGCTCATGCTGCGAATGAACCGCCAGGCCGCACCTGCCGACAAGGACGCCGCCGCAGCAGCGGCGCTCAATTCCCCCAGCGCAGCGACCGATGAACCGATTGACCGGACGTAA
- a CDS encoding prepilin-type N-terminal cleavage/methylation domain-containing protein, which translates to MSKKRLGFTLIELLVVIAIIALLIGLLLPALARARKTARAMQCSSQQRDIQKGMVFYGDAHNDEYPVPEKINLAHAQSTAEFGHGNNSVGNIMSVLIFNKLFDPKFAVDPAEVNPNIRAKVGYDFATDKNDPETKGAWDRTFGGNYLDDWAALRECNNSYAMMQLTGRRLRTQWKASSLDGNYAVLSDRGVRDGKHSEPTLAHLVHGTNRRWTGNVAYNDNHVDRMSERFENDNQTIDHQADMAFVPEGVYYFDPNLGGGTPPAGAQVPDNIFKLDQTDEDLDIKLGYWIDQEVVNRFRVREIFDPLVEP; encoded by the coding sequence ATGTCAAAGAAACGACTTGGCTTTACACTCATCGAGCTGCTGGTGGTCATCGCGATCATCGCGCTGCTCATCGGCCTGCTGCTGCCCGCTCTGGCGCGTGCCCGCAAGACCGCCCGCGCAATGCAGTGCTCCTCGCAGCAGCGCGACATCCAGAAGGGCATGGTCTTCTACGGCGACGCCCACAACGATGAGTACCCCGTGCCCGAGAAGATCAACCTCGCGCACGCGCAGAGCACCGCCGAATTCGGCCACGGGAACAACTCCGTGGGCAACATCATGTCGGTGCTGATCTTCAACAAGCTGTTCGATCCCAAGTTCGCCGTGGATCCCGCTGAAGTCAACCCGAACATCCGCGCCAAGGTGGGCTACGACTTCGCCACCGACAAGAACGACCCCGAAACCAAGGGCGCGTGGGACCGGACCTTCGGCGGCAATTATCTCGACGACTGGGCCGCCCTCCGCGAGTGCAACAACTCCTATGCGATGATGCAGCTCACCGGCAGGCGCCTCCGCACCCAGTGGAAGGCCTCCAGCCTGGACGGCAATTACGCGGTTCTGAGCGATCGCGGCGTCCGCGACGGCAAGCACTCCGAACCCACGCTCGCCCACCTCGTCCACGGCACCAATCGCCGATGGACCGGAAATGTCGCCTACAACGACAATCACGTCGATCGCATGAGCGAGCGCTTCGAGAACGACAACCAGACCATCGACCACCAGGCGGATATGGCGTTCGTGCCGGAAGGCGTCTACTACTTCGACCCGAACCTCGGCGGCGGCACGCCCCCGGCAGGCGCGCAGGTCCCGGACAACATCTTCAAGCTCGACCAGACCGACGAGGATCTCGACATCAAACTCGGCTACTGGATCGACCAGGAAGTTGTCAACCGCTTCCGCGTTCGTGAAATCTTCGATCCGCTCGTGGAGCCGTAA
- a CDS encoding UDP-N-acetylmuramoyl-L-alanyl-D-glutamate--2,6-diaminopimelate ligase, whose amino-acid sequence MRVKIDQLVSAAGLRIVRGAADRELADVTEDSRAASPSCLFVARSGAAADGRKFVADALAKGATAVLSEDESIDVGSATLLAPADSGRPYREVIATTAECFFGSPSSHLTLVGVTGTNGKTTTAHLLQQLMASAGWHCGLIGTVITDDGAAREPATLTTPSSIDLSRLLSRMVANRCSQAVMEVSSHALDQGRAAALHFDVGVFTNLTGDHLDYHGSMEAYAQAKARLFRALPPGGLAVINADDPAADAMIEGCRADIRRTRVTDKSETPAGRDAVARVMALHPTHTSAEFHGPWGAFEIDLPLIGRHNVSNALQATCVAAWCGVSVDCIREALAHCSAPPGRLEPVRHPRSPFTVFVDYAHTDDAIENVLNAARPIVPDGGRLTVVFGCGGDRDRTKRPRMAAAACRLADRVVITSDNPRTEDPEAIVREILAGVPENAAGKTITEVDRRKAIVRCLAEAQANDLIIIAGKGHEDYQIIGRTKHPFDDRLVARATLQARFGEPAQPQEAVP is encoded by the coding sequence ATGCGCGTGAAGATCGATCAACTTGTCAGCGCGGCAGGGCTGCGCATCGTCCGCGGCGCTGCCGACCGGGAACTGGCCGACGTCACTGAAGACAGCCGCGCCGCCAGCCCTTCGTGTCTGTTCGTCGCCCGCAGCGGCGCTGCGGCCGACGGCCGCAAGTTCGTCGCCGACGCCCTGGCCAAAGGCGCCACGGCCGTGCTCAGCGAAGACGAGTCCATCGACGTCGGCTCCGCCACGCTGCTTGCGCCCGCCGACTCCGGCCGCCCCTACCGCGAAGTCATCGCCACCACCGCGGAGTGCTTCTTCGGGTCGCCCTCTTCGCATCTGACGCTCGTCGGCGTTACCGGCACCAACGGCAAGACCACCACGGCACATCTCCTGCAGCAGCTCATGGCCAGCGCCGGCTGGCACTGCGGCCTCATCGGAACCGTCATCACCGACGACGGCGCCGCCCGCGAGCCGGCGACGCTCACCACACCATCGTCGATCGACCTGAGTCGCCTGCTCAGCCGCATGGTCGCCAACCGCTGCTCGCAGGCGGTGATGGAAGTCTCGAGCCACGCGCTCGACCAGGGTCGCGCTGCCGCGCTGCACTTCGACGTGGGCGTCTTCACGAATCTCACCGGCGATCATCTCGACTACCACGGCTCGATGGAGGCCTACGCGCAGGCCAAGGCCAGACTCTTCCGCGCTCTGCCGCCTGGCGGCCTGGCGGTCATCAATGCCGACGATCCCGCGGCCGATGCGATGATCGAGGGCTGTCGTGCGGACATCCGGCGAACCCGCGTGACGGACAAATCCGAGACGCCGGCCGGCCGCGATGCCGTGGCGCGAGTGATGGCCCTGCACCCCACGCACACCAGCGCCGAGTTTCACGGGCCGTGGGGCGCCTTTGAAATCGACCTCCCGCTCATCGGCAGGCACAACGTGTCCAACGCGCTTCAGGCCACCTGCGTGGCGGCGTGGTGCGGCGTGTCGGTCGATTGCATCCGCGAGGCGCTCGCGCACTGCTCGGCCCCGCCCGGCCGCCTCGAACCGGTGCGCCATCCTCGATCGCCTTTTACCGTCTTCGTCGATTACGCCCACACCGACGACGCGATCGAGAACGTCCTGAATGCGGCCAGGCCCATCGTGCCCGATGGCGGCCGCCTCACGGTTGTGTTTGGCTGCGGCGGCGATCGCGACCGCACCAAGCGGCCGCGCATGGCCGCCGCAGCCTGCCGGCTGGCCGACCGCGTCGTTATAACCAGTGACAACCCGCGCACGGAAGATCCAGAGGCGATCGTGCGCGAAATCCTCGCTGGCGTCCCTGAGAACGCGGCCGGGAAGACGATCACCGAAGTCGATCGGCGCAAGGCGATCGTGCGCTGCCTCGCCGAAGCGCAGGCCAACGATCTGATCATCATCGCCGGCAAGGGACACGAGGACTACCAGATCATCGGGCGCACCAAGCATCCATTCGATGACCGGCTTGTGGCGCGGGCCACGCTGCAGGCCCGCTTCGGCGAGCCGGCGCAGCCGCAAGAGGCCGTGCCATGA
- the thrS gene encoding threonine--tRNA ligase, which translates to MPRITLPDGSVREYPEPVSGAQIAASIGPGLAKAALGVKVDGELHDLGFVIERDAKVSIVTEKSRDGQPDPDALYLLRHSAAHVMAEAIQRLKPGTQLVYGPPVENGFYYDMRFPDGQSLSSDDFARVEEIMAEIIKQNRPFSRYEMPLDRGMSKLNAEGSKYKIDNAQKAVQAGSDCLSFYATGQPGQDWEDLCRGPHVPSTGRIGAFKIMSLASSYWHGDENSDRLTRVYGTAFANQKDLDHHLKMLEEARKRDHRVIGKQLRLISLSEDVGTGLVLWLPNGAIIRRELEEFLRKARTERGFVWVNTPHIGKLNLYRTSGHFPYYADSQFPPLVDAEALSGSLMAHGGGCGCADVANAMASPDVDGFLLKPMNCPHHIKVYEATQHSYRDLPVRLAEFGTVYRYEQSGECHGMTRVRGFTQDDSHIFCTPEQLSREIDIDLELARMVLAEIGLNDYRVRVGLRDPASSKYVGSAENWALAEKICIEAARGMGVPMTIEPGEAAFYGPKIDFVAKDSIGREWQLGTVQVDYNLPERFGLNYIGADNERHRPIMIHCAPFGSLERFIGILIEHFAGDFPLWLSPEQVRILSISEKFSDYAGKVKAAIDAAGAFRVHLDESPERLQAKIRRATEEKTPYMLVVGGKDAEAGTVSIRHRTEGDLGSVPLDRFVAMLAEEVASHGRSTIAAAARSAGA; encoded by the coding sequence ATGCCTCGCATCACACTGCCCGATGGAAGCGTTCGAGAATACCCCGAGCCCGTCAGCGGCGCGCAGATCGCCGCATCCATCGGTCCGGGCCTGGCCAAGGCAGCCCTGGGCGTCAAGGTGGACGGAGAACTTCACGACCTCGGCTTCGTCATCGAGCGCGACGCCAAAGTCTCGATCGTGACCGAGAAATCACGCGATGGTCAGCCCGACCCTGATGCGCTCTACCTGCTGCGCCACTCGGCCGCACACGTCATGGCCGAAGCGATTCAGCGCCTCAAGCCCGGCACCCAACTCGTCTACGGCCCGCCCGTCGAGAACGGCTTCTACTACGACATGCGCTTTCCTGACGGCCAGAGCCTCAGCAGCGACGACTTCGCGCGGGTCGAAGAGATCATGGCCGAGATCATCAAGCAGAACCGCCCGTTCTCGCGCTACGAGATGCCGCTTGACCGCGGGATGAGCAAACTCAACGCCGAAGGCTCGAAATACAAGATCGACAACGCCCAGAAAGCAGTGCAAGCCGGCTCCGACTGCCTCTCCTTCTACGCCACGGGCCAACCCGGCCAGGACTGGGAAGACCTCTGCCGCGGACCGCACGTGCCCAGCACCGGCCGGATCGGCGCGTTCAAGATCATGTCCCTCGCCTCGTCCTACTGGCACGGCGACGAGAACAGCGACCGCCTCACCCGCGTGTACGGCACCGCCTTCGCCAATCAGAAGGACCTCGATCATCACCTCAAGATGCTCGAAGAGGCCCGCAAGCGCGACCATCGCGTCATCGGCAAGCAGCTGCGCCTCATCAGTCTCAGCGAAGACGTCGGCACCGGCCTCGTCCTCTGGCTGCCCAACGGCGCCATCATCAGACGCGAACTCGAGGAGTTCCTCCGCAAGGCTCGCACCGAGCGCGGCTTTGTCTGGGTCAATACGCCGCACATCGGCAAACTCAATCTCTATCGCACCAGCGGCCACTTCCCCTACTACGCCGACTCGCAGTTCCCGCCGCTCGTAGACGCCGAGGCGCTGAGCGGTTCGCTCATGGCGCACGGTGGCGGTTGCGGCTGCGCCGACGTTGCCAACGCCATGGCCTCGCCCGACGTGGACGGCTTCCTGCTCAAGCCGATGAACTGCCCGCACCACATCAAAGTCTACGAGGCGACCCAGCACAGTTACCGCGATCTGCCCGTCCGCCTCGCCGAGTTCGGCACCGTCTACCGCTATGAGCAGTCCGGCGAGTGCCACGGCATGACCCGCGTGCGCGGCTTCACCCAGGACGACTCGCACATCTTCTGCACTCCGGAGCAGTTGAGCCGCGAGATCGACATCGATCTCGAACTCGCCCGAATGGTTCTGGCCGAAATCGGCCTGAACGACTATCGCGTGCGCGTCGGACTGCGCGATCCGGCCAGCAGCAAGTACGTGGGTAGCGCCGAGAACTGGGCACTGGCCGAGAAAATCTGCATCGAAGCGGCCAGGGGCATGGGCGTTCCGATGACCATCGAGCCCGGCGAAGCGGCGTTCTACGGACCCAAGATCGACTTTGTCGCCAAAGACTCGATCGGCCGCGAGTGGCAACTCGGCACTGTGCAGGTCGATTACAACCTCCCCGAGCGCTTCGGGCTCAACTACATCGGCGCCGACAACGAAAGGCACCGCCCGATCATGATCCACTGCGCGCCCTTCGGCTCGCTCGAGCGCTTCATCGGCATTCTCATCGAGCACTTCGCCGGCGACTTCCCGCTCTGGCTCAGCCCCGAGCAGGTGCGCATCCTCAGCATCTCCGAAAAGTTCTCCGACTACGCCGGGAAGGTCAAGGCCGCCATCGACGCGGCCGGCGCGTTCCGCGTCCACCTCGACGAATCTCCCGAGCGCCTCCAGGCAAAGATCCGCCGGGCGACCGAGGAGAAAACGCCCTACATGCTCGTCGTCGGCGGCAAAGACGCCGAGGCCGGCACCGTGAGCATCCGCCACCGCACCGAAGGTGACCTCGGCAGCGTGCCGCTGGACCGCTTCGTCGCCATGCTCGCCGAGGAAGTCGCCAGCCACGGGCGAAGCACCATCGCCGCCGCGGCGCGCAGCGCCGGGGCGTGA
- a CDS encoding UDP-N-acetylmuramoyl-tripeptide--D-alanyl-D-alanine ligase: MSAAESFWSPEAIRVAAGGGRWLHRPVNSPAEPPSLAGLSTDSRTIGPRQVFLALCGDNFDGHAFLADALARGAAMAIIEKSPASLAMAPADSYVLLVDDTLKALSRLAASYRRSLKSTRFIGVTGSSGKTTTKQMLSAVLGEKFRVTSSPKSFNNHIGVPLTVLAAAPRDQCVICEIGTNHPGEIAALAAIVEPDIGVITGIGRVHLEGLGSIEGVANEKAALLQALAHGGWAAVNIDEPAILPHVENMQRGITFGFSTDADLRIAECSVGQDGTEFALNDRSRWNITLYGLHHASNATAAIAVGRRCGLADAQIQSGLLRLEPPDMRFTRHRLAQRVELFDDSYNANPDSMRASIRTFRSLAAASGGRTVVVLGDMFELGALSKQAHVQVAEEIADESQGLALPDLAVLVGTRMRGAFDWLGEHAPAVAAVHVEQIDAQSLGEIVQLIEPGDRVLVKGSRAMRLERVAAAIRERFSPLVPRPGAPARAGRL, translated from the coding sequence ATGAGCGCCGCCGAATCCTTCTGGTCGCCCGAAGCCATTCGCGTGGCCGCCGGCGGCGGGCGCTGGCTGCATCGACCTGTCAACAGTCCGGCCGAGCCGCCGAGTCTCGCCGGCCTCTCGACCGACTCGCGCACCATCGGGCCGCGGCAGGTCTTTCTGGCGCTGTGCGGCGACAACTTCGACGGCCATGCGTTCCTCGCCGACGCTCTGGCCCGCGGCGCCGCCATGGCGATCATCGAAAAATCGCCGGCCAGTCTCGCGATGGCGCCGGCGGATTCGTACGTCCTGCTCGTCGATGACACGCTCAAGGCCCTGTCGCGCCTCGCGGCTTCGTATCGCCGCAGCCTCAAGTCCACGCGCTTCATCGGCGTGACCGGCTCGAGCGGCAAGACGACGACTAAGCAGATGCTCAGCGCAGTGCTCGGCGAAAAGTTCCGCGTGACCTCCAGCCCCAAGAGTTTCAACAACCACATCGGCGTGCCGCTCACCGTGCTCGCCGCCGCGCCCCGGGACCAGTGCGTCATCTGCGAGATCGGCACGAACCACCCCGGCGAGATCGCCGCTCTCGCCGCCATCGTCGAACCGGACATCGGCGTGATCACCGGCATCGGCCGCGTGCACCTCGAAGGGCTCGGCTCGATCGAAGGCGTGGCCAACGAGAAAGCAGCGCTGCTCCAGGCACTCGCGCACGGCGGCTGGGCGGCCGTCAACATCGACGAGCCCGCCATCCTCCCCCACGTCGAGAACATGCAGCGCGGCATCACCTTCGGCTTCTCCACCGACGCCGACCTGCGCATCGCCGAATGCTCCGTCGGGCAAGACGGCACGGAGTTCGCACTCAACGATCGCAGCCGATGGAACATCACGCTCTACGGCCTGCACCACGCATCGAACGCCACGGCGGCGATCGCCGTGGGCCGCCGCTGCGGACTTGCCGACGCGCAGATCCAGTCCGGCCTGCTCAGGCTCGAGCCCCCCGACATGCGATTCACGCGCCACCGACTCGCCCAGCGCGTCGAACTCTTCGACGACTCATACAACGCCAACCCCGACTCGATGCGGGCCTCCATCCGGACGTTCCGCTCGCTCGCCGCCGCGTCAGGCGGCCGCACCGTGGTGGTTCTGGGCGACATGTTCGAACTCGGCGCGCTGAGCAAGCAGGCCCATGTGCAGGTGGCCGAAGAAATCGCCGACGAGTCGCAGGGCCTGGCGCTGCCTGATCTGGCGGTTCTCGTGGGGACGCGCATGCGAGGCGCGTTCGACTGGCTCGGCGAGCACGCCCCCGCCGTTGCCGCCGTCCACGTGGAACAGATCGACGCTCAGAGCCTTGGCGAAATCGTGCAACTCATCGAGCCGGGCGATCGCGTGCTGGTTAAGGGCTCGCGCGCCATGCGGCTCGAACGCGTCGCCGCGGCCATTCGCGAGCGGTTCTCGCCGCTCGTGCCCCGGCCGGGCGCTCCAGCCAGAGCCGGCCGATTGTGA
- a CDS encoding prepilin-type N-terminal cleavage/methylation domain-containing protein, with the protein MHRVFRSRGFTLIELLVVIAIIALLIGILLPALARARNNAKTLTCSTRVNQVHKGMVLFANDFGGTYPKPAKISLITANANTGGLNGTPQTGNSSANFYSYMIFNTYYSPEVVLCPGDSSANTQLKTDYRYGTQDDPGWNDQWLWDPVFGCDVQTTGKPANASYATLAPAGSRYNAEWADSLNANYAVVSDRGPRDGIPDKKSPTYLFHGARTTWTGNVGYNDGHVSNTQEQTGLDNGGPGQTEDQTYKAFAPPGVTYRNTNVQKDLLDNLFKQQDPIISTGGGKDIWLCMWGTSADGTTSPTQFWDPIQ; encoded by the coding sequence ATGCATCGTGTTTTCCGTTCCAGAGGGTTTACCCTCATCGAGCTGCTGGTGGTCATTGCCATCATCGCTCTGCTCATCGGCATTCTCTTGCCGGCACTGGCCCGTGCCCGCAACAATGCCAAGACCCTGACCTGCTCGACTCGTGTCAACCAGGTCCACAAGGGAATGGTGTTGTTCGCCAATGACTTCGGCGGCACCTATCCCAAACCCGCGAAGATCAGCCTCATCACGGCAAATGCGAACACTGGCGGGCTGAACGGGACGCCTCAAACCGGCAACTCGTCGGCCAACTTCTACTCGTACATGATCTTCAACACGTACTACTCGCCGGAAGTCGTGCTCTGCCCCGGCGACTCCAGCGCCAACACTCAGTTGAAGACCGACTACCGCTACGGCACGCAGGACGATCCGGGTTGGAACGACCAGTGGCTCTGGGACCCGGTGTTCGGTTGTGACGTTCAGACGACCGGCAAGCCTGCCAACGCGAGCTACGCAACTCTCGCCCCCGCCGGCAGCCGGTACAACGCCGAGTGGGCCGACAGCCTTAACGCGAACTACGCCGTCGTTTCCGACCGCGGCCCGCGCGACGGCATCCCGGACAAGAAGAGCCCGACCTATCTCTTCCACGGCGCTCGCACGACCTGGACCGGCAACGTCGGCTACAACGACGGCCACGTCTCCAACACCCAGGAGCAGACCGGCCTGGACAACGGCGGTCCCGGCCAGACCGAAGACCAGACCTACAAGGCCTTCGCACCTCCGGGCGTGACCTATCGCAACACCAACGTGCAGAAGGACCTGCTTGACAATCTCTTCAAGCAGCAGGACCCGATCATCAGCACCGGTGGCGGCAAGGACATCTGGCTGTGCATGTGGGGCACGTCCGCTGACGGCACCACCAGCCCGACCCAGTTCTGGGATCCCATTCAGTAA